One segment of Parvularcula sp. IMCC14364 DNA contains the following:
- a CDS encoding TonB-dependent receptor, whose protein sequence is MKKSIHLLSASAASLLLMGVGTAQAQLDEIIVTAQKTEQNLQDVPIAVSVLPSEVIENKYANNIENLQTLVPSISFRKGSTNANSAISIRGIGTVSFSLAAEPAVSTVVDGVVLGRSGQAFTDLFDIERIEVLRGPQGTLYGKNAQAGVINIVTKRPSDTLEGFVEASFFEDNEYKVRGKISGPISDTVNGSLVMTKSEFDGHIFNTFNNQQVNGYERSGLRGMLEFLPSDDLDILLIYEHTESDDDCCADLEVLPSGRNPNSPAAPDSAGIVNGVADLDLDQRLVDHDLITQTIDETDAISAEVNKEFDNGHVLTSITAYRTWENTEIREGDFTSIGGSSDQPVFGVPFLLHDDGTRDWKQFSQELRIASPQDARFRYQVGFYYLDLDVEADFTRLASCQNNGGQNQPILDANPGLTCNANDLVSATGFFNNNFENYAFFGQADFDFTEAVSGFFGFRQTHDEVSFVYTRRNNDEFGRQGVGVRPAAPNSQFSAASGGFDNTFSNSTEEDNFSVKAGLRADLSELFQSDRNIGDVYFTFAQGYKGPGFNTFYNMGTNDALPIAAEESQSFEIGYKFNAGPLLLNIAAYSAEIDDFQANNFDNSTGVTITRLTNAGTVETQGVEVDAIWQATENLTLTAALAVNDATIKEFNCPIDQTTGQPPANCTSRSGLDLFFSPDVNYSLGFDYETPVSDTTDLFLNGNFSHVDDQQSLLPGNDGSISPNSPLPSYDQLDVNVGLSMYDDKYRVTLIGKNLTDDSFVTTFSGDGFRYQIPREADRYFGVSFRASLN, encoded by the coding sequence ATGAAAAAATCAATTCATCTGCTTTCTGCCAGTGCAGCGTCGCTGCTGCTGATGGGAGTCGGCACAGCGCAGGCGCAGCTCGACGAGATCATCGTCACGGCACAGAAGACCGAGCAGAACCTGCAGGACGTGCCGATTGCCGTCAGTGTGCTGCCGTCCGAGGTTATCGAAAACAAATATGCAAATAACATCGAGAATTTGCAGACGCTGGTGCCATCCATCAGCTTCCGCAAGGGCTCGACCAACGCCAACTCTGCGATCTCCATTCGCGGCATCGGGACGGTTTCTTTCTCGCTCGCCGCTGAGCCAGCAGTCTCCACCGTTGTGGACGGCGTGGTGCTCGGGCGCTCCGGGCAGGCGTTTACGGACCTTTTTGACATCGAGCGTATTGAAGTGCTGCGGGGCCCACAGGGCACACTTTACGGCAAGAACGCACAGGCTGGTGTGATCAATATTGTCACCAAGCGCCCGTCCGACACGCTGGAAGGATTCGTTGAAGCGTCTTTCTTCGAGGATAACGAGTACAAGGTACGGGGCAAGATTTCCGGGCCGATTTCTGATACGGTGAATGGCAGCCTGGTCATGACAAAGTCAGAATTTGACGGGCATATCTTCAACACTTTCAATAATCAGCAGGTCAATGGCTATGAGCGCTCTGGTCTGCGCGGCATGCTGGAATTCCTGCCGAGTGATGATCTCGACATTCTCCTGATCTATGAGCACACAGAGTCAGACGATGATTGCTGTGCGGATCTTGAAGTATTGCCTAGTGGTCGTAATCCCAATTCACCGGCGGCGCCTGACAGCGCAGGCATCGTCAATGGCGTGGCTGACCTCGATCTGGACCAGCGTCTCGTTGACCATGATCTGATTACACAGACTATTGATGAGACTGATGCGATCTCGGCTGAGGTCAACAAGGAATTCGATAATGGCCATGTGCTGACCTCGATCACGGCTTACAGGACCTGGGAAAACACTGAAATCCGTGAAGGGGATTTCACCTCTATTGGGGGCAGTTCTGACCAGCCAGTGTTCGGTGTGCCGTTCCTGCTGCATGATGATGGTACGCGCGACTGGAAACAGTTCTCGCAGGAATTGCGCATTGCTTCACCACAGGATGCGCGTTTCCGCTATCAGGTCGGCTTCTATTATCTGGACCTTGATGTGGAGGCGGACTTTACGCGCCTTGCAAGTTGTCAAAACAATGGCGGGCAGAACCAGCCAATTCTCGATGCCAATCCGGGCTTGACCTGTAATGCCAACGATCTGGTTTCTGCGACCGGCTTCTTTAACAATAACTTCGAAAACTATGCCTTCTTTGGGCAGGCAGATTTCGATTTTACAGAAGCGGTTAGTGGTTTCTTCGGTTTCCGTCAGACCCATGATGAAGTGAGTTTTGTCTATACACGGCGAAACAATGATGAGTTTGGCCGTCAGGGTGTCGGTGTACGTCCGGCTGCGCCTAACAGTCAGTTCTCTGCAGCCAGCGGCGGCTTTGACAACACATTCTCCAACAGCACGGAAGAGGATAACTTCTCTGTCAAGGCGGGGTTGCGGGCTGATCTTTCGGAACTGTTCCAGTCTGACCGTAACATAGGCGACGTATACTTCACTTTTGCCCAAGGCTATAAAGGGCCAGGCTTCAACACGTTCTATAATATGGGAACGAACGATGCCTTGCCGATTGCTGCAGAAGAAAGTCAGTCTTTTGAGATCGGTTATAAATTCAATGCGGGGCCGTTGCTGCTGAACATCGCGGCATACTCTGCCGAGATTGATGACTTCCAGGCCAACAACTTTGACAACTCTACCGGTGTCACTATTACCCGCCTGACCAACGCGGGTACGGTTGAAACGCAGGGTGTCGAGGTTGATGCGATCTGGCAGGCTACAGAGAACCTGACCTTGACAGCAGCTCTGGCCGTCAATGATGCAACGATCAAGGAGTTCAACTGTCCGATCGACCAGACCACAGGCCAACCGCCTGCGAACTGTACGTCCCGTTCAGGTCTTGACCTGTTCTTCTCACCGGACGTGAATTACTCACTTGGTTTCGATTATGAAACACCGGTGTCAGACACGACAGACCTGTTCTTGAACGGTAATTTCTCGCATGTGGATGACCAGCAGTCTCTGCTGCCGGGGAATGATGGCTCCATCAGTCCAAACAGCCCGCTGCCGAGCTATGACCAGCTCGACGTGAATGTCGGCCTGTCCATGTATGATGACAAATATCGTGTGACACTGATCGGCAAGAACCTGACAGATGACAGCTTCGTGACCACCTTCTCCGGTGACGGCTTCCGCTATCAGATCCCGCGTGAAGCAGACCGCTATTTCGGCGTCAGCTTCCGCGCCTCGCTGAACTAG
- a CDS encoding toll/interleukin-1 receptor domain-containing protein, producing MADIFVAYARADRSRVQRVESELRDAGFTVFIDMDIAPGENWSRKLERQLDSAHCVLVVWSSVSITRNFVKDEAGRGLEREVLVPVMIDEITPPLGFGQIHTSDLTNWKGDPDDERWQQVIRRVDEIVSEQTGQAPRLPSQESQPVQAPVMAREAKKLEEIKTQTQSSYRRPGFLFKRLETEQIDLGEPGADYFFGNREYVNDHVYYTRNLTSENHKLPFFDSYRSAAKKEHREKFPLNEGIYKFLDRAEDIRNTNLWAAAVLISIPVLGYLLLFLNYGYIDYLLSDYIRLRIDQNIYMPVITLGAYLIPTWLYYSILTRFYNTSSDYNSSILNATWFRIISEFTTNLKYAIYKTDDASEADMGTQIKPDEASEDSADNAAWWTRIALWYGYRTDALTDYFSVTTFSFGSMVNTLKLLFLLAMITLLAMGGMWFVTAEAMDTIRGVLTYCTGAVLMIFMAWNAIKAIEVHGLARYSDILSDTESIQVNTYEEISGIVYRDKRRINEAKLISRRY from the coding sequence ATGGCCGATATATTCGTCGCATATGCGCGCGCTGACCGCAGTCGGGTGCAAAGAGTTGAATCGGAATTGCGCGATGCTGGCTTCACTGTCTTCATCGATATGGACATCGCGCCGGGCGAAAACTGGTCACGCAAGCTTGAGCGCCAACTGGACAGCGCACATTGCGTGCTGGTGGTATGGTCTTCCGTTTCTATTACTCGAAACTTTGTTAAAGATGAGGCTGGCAGAGGCCTAGAACGGGAAGTGTTAGTCCCGGTGATGATTGACGAGATTACGCCGCCCCTGGGATTTGGCCAGATCCACACGTCGGATCTCACCAACTGGAAAGGCGATCCCGATGATGAAAGATGGCAGCAAGTGATCCGCCGGGTCGATGAGATCGTCTCGGAGCAAACCGGCCAAGCACCGCGGCTGCCATCCCAGGAAAGTCAGCCGGTCCAGGCCCCGGTCATGGCCCGTGAGGCAAAAAAGCTTGAGGAAATCAAGACCCAGACCCAGTCAAGCTATCGCCGGCCCGGCTTTTTGTTCAAACGTCTGGAAACTGAACAGATCGATCTGGGCGAACCGGGCGCGGATTATTTCTTCGGGAACCGAGAGTATGTGAATGATCACGTCTATTACACGCGGAATCTTACATCGGAAAACCACAAGCTGCCGTTTTTTGATTCCTACAGATCCGCTGCCAAAAAGGAACATCGTGAAAAATTTCCCCTCAATGAAGGGATTTACAAATTTCTAGACCGTGCAGAAGACATTCGCAACACCAATCTCTGGGCCGCGGCGGTCCTGATATCGATCCCGGTGCTTGGCTACCTTCTACTTTTTCTGAATTATGGGTATATCGATTACTTACTGTCGGATTACATCCGTTTGCGGATCGATCAGAACATCTATATGCCGGTTATCACTCTGGGGGCGTATTTGATCCCCACATGGCTATATTATTCAATTTTGACACGATTTTATAACACATCGAGTGATTATAACTCCAGCATATTGAATGCGACCTGGTTTCGCATCATCTCCGAATTCACAACAAATTTAAAATACGCTATTTACAAGACGGATGATGCGTCAGAAGCTGATATGGGCACGCAAATCAAACCAGACGAAGCCAGTGAGGACAGTGCAGACAATGCCGCCTGGTGGACACGCATCGCCCTTTGGTATGGCTATAGAACGGATGCTCTAACCGATTATTTCAGCGTCACAACCTTTTCATTTGGCAGCATGGTAAACACTCTGAAGCTATTGTTTCTGCTGGCAATGATCACACTCCTCGCCATGGGGGGGATGTGGTTTGTGACAGCTGAGGCCATGGACACAATACGCGGCGTGCTAACATATTGTACCGGGGCAGTACTGATGATATTCATGGCTTGGAACGCCATCAAGGCGATAGAAGTCCACGGTCTCGCACGTTACTCGGATATTTTGAGCGACACAGAATCGATCCAGGTTAATACCTATGAGGAAATAAGCGGAATTGTGTATCGCGACAAGCGCCGCATCAACGAGGCCAAGTTAATCAGTCGGCGGTACTAA